A genomic window from Scomber scombrus chromosome 18, fScoSco1.1, whole genome shotgun sequence includes:
- the zgc:55558 gene encoding GTPase KRas isoform X1, translating into MTEYKLVVVGAGGVGKSALTIQLIQNHFVDEYDPTIEDSYRKQVVIDGETCLLDILDTAGQEEYSAMRDQYMRTGEGFLCVFAINNIKSFEDVHLYREQINRVKDSDSVPMVLVGNKSDLSSRSVETRQAQELARTYGVPFVETSAKTRQGVEEAFYSLVREIRRYKETNRSNKKSKKNTQRRCIIL; encoded by the exons ATGACTGAGTATAAACTTGTGGTGGTCGGGGCAGGAGGCGTGGGGAAGAGCGCCCTCACCATCCAGCTCATCCAGAACCACTTTGTGGATGAATATGATCCAACCATTGAG GACTCCTACAGAAAACAGGTGGTGATTGATGGCGAGACATGTCTGTTGGACATCCTGGACACTGCAGGTCAGGAGGAGTACAGCGCTATGAGGGACCAGTACATGAGGACAGGAGAGGGCTTCCTCTGTGTGTTCGCCATCAACAACATCAAGTCCTTTGAGGATGTTCACCTCTACAG AGAGCAGATCAACCGGGTGAAGGACAGTGACAGCGTCCCCATGGTGCTGGTGGGGAATAAGAGCGACTTAAGTTCCCGCTCGGTGGAGACGCGGCAGGCGCAAGAGCTGGCACGAACCTACGGTGTGCCGTTTGTTGAGACCTCTGCCAAAACCAGACAG GGTGTAGAGGAAGCTTTCTATTCACTCGTACGGGAGATTAGAAGATATAAAGAGACCAATCGCAGCAACAAGAAGAGCAAGAAGAACACTCAGAGACGTTGCATAATACTATAG
- the zgc:55558 gene encoding GTPase KRas isoform X2, which produces MTEYKLVVVGAGGVGKSALTIQLIQNHFVDEYDPTIEDSYRKQVVIDGETCLLDILDTAGQEEYSAMRDQYMRTGEGFLCVFAINNIKSFEDVHLYREQINRVKDSDSVPMVLVGNKSDLSSRSVETRQAQELARTYGVPFVETSAKTRQ; this is translated from the exons ATGACTGAGTATAAACTTGTGGTGGTCGGGGCAGGAGGCGTGGGGAAGAGCGCCCTCACCATCCAGCTCATCCAGAACCACTTTGTGGATGAATATGATCCAACCATTGAG GACTCCTACAGAAAACAGGTGGTGATTGATGGCGAGACATGTCTGTTGGACATCCTGGACACTGCAGGTCAGGAGGAGTACAGCGCTATGAGGGACCAGTACATGAGGACAGGAGAGGGCTTCCTCTGTGTGTTCGCCATCAACAACATCAAGTCCTTTGAGGATGTTCACCTCTACAG AGAGCAGATCAACCGGGTGAAGGACAGTGACAGCGTCCCCATGGTGCTGGTGGGGAATAAGAGCGACTTAAGTTCCCGCTCGGTGGAGACGCGGCAGGCGCAAGAGCTGGCACGAACCTACGGTGTGCCGTTTGTTGAGACCTCTGCCAAAACCAGACAG taa
- the pold1 gene encoding DNA polymerase delta catalytic subunit, whose translation MDYKRRNGGPFVGGASQAKRGKTAGEWEDSPSQFEEELSMFEEAEMEAEETEGQAGHDVIPVGELFSADLNPRWRRPHATPLEPSSDTLVFQQIDLDYYLGASVAGMPGQSQGKVPIIRMFGVTDSGHSVCCHVHGFAPYFYVPAPVGFKPDYLGEFKRELNAAVLKDMRSNKDNISITVLAVEITRKENMYGYHGKRIMDFLRITMAMPRLIAPAKRLLEQGFKFGPFSLQGYQSYEANIDFEIRFMVDCDVVGCCWIELPKGKFRVREEKSMAETDSQYPGKVSLCQYEVDVGWTDLISHPAEGDWQRIAPLRVLSFDIECAGRKGIFPEADKDPVIQIASMVQRQGETEPFIRTVFTLQSCASIVGSQILCFTQEKQLLQSWAEFLRTVDPDIITGYNIQNFDFPYLLNRAATLKVNLFPYLGRVRGIKSVLRDLNFQSKQMGRRENKTINMEGRVQFDLLQVLLRDYKLRSYTLNAVSFHFLQEQKEDVQHSIITDLQNGNEQTRRRLAVYCLKDAYLPLRLLQKLMCVINYMEMARVTGVPLTYLLSRGQQIKVVSQLLRQAMKQDLVMPVVKPEGGEDYTGATVIEPEKGYYSLPIATLDFSSLYPSIMQAHNLCYTTLLQKGSVEKLGLSPDDFIKTPTGDQFVKSSVRKGLLPEILENLLSARKRAKTELKKETDPFKKQVLDGRQLALKISANSVYGFTGAQVGKLPCLEISQSVTGFGRQMIEQTKQLVESKYIISNGYQADAKVIYGDTDSVMVKLGVATVREAMDIGKEAAEWVSSHFTPPIKLEFEKVYYPYLLINKKRYAGLYFSASADTHDKMDCKGIETVRRDNCPLVANLINTCLQRILIDRDPQGAVDHAKEVISDLLCNRIDISQLVITKELTRTAQEYAGKQAHVELAERMRKRDAGSAPNLGDRVPYVIIKAAKGAAAYMKSEDPIYVLENTIPIDTQYYLEQQLSKPLLRIFEPILGESKAESILLKGDHTRCKTVLTSKVGGLMAFAQKRSTCIGCKAVLKTDAAVCDFCKKKESELYQKEIFHLNTLEERFSRLWTQCQRCQGSLHEDVLCTSRDCPIFYMRKKVQKDLDDQSKLVSRFGW comes from the exons ATGGATTATAAAAGACGCAATGGTGGCCCCTTCGTGGGAGGTGCGTCCCAGGCCAAACGTGGTAAGACGGCTGGTGAATGGGAGGACAGTCCATCGCAGTTTGAAGAGGAATTGTCCATGTTTGAGGAGGCAGAGATGGAGGCAGAAGAGACAGAGGGGCAGGCAGGGCATGATGTCATTCCTGTCG GGGAGCTCTTCTCAGCAGACCTGAACCCTCGCTGGCGGCGACCTCATGCCACCCCACTGGAACCCTCTTCTGATACTTTGGTGTTTCAGCAAATTGATCTGGACTATTATCTAG GTGCTTCAGTAGCTGGCATGCCTGGCCAGTCACAGGGAAAAGTCCCGATCATTCGGATGTTTGGAGTCACAGATAGTGGCCACAGTGTGTGCTGTCATGTCCACGGTTTCGCACCTTACTTCTACGTTCCCGCACCAGTTG GATTCAAACCTGATTATTTGGGTGAATTTAAAAGAGAGTTGAACGCTGCTGTGCTGAAGGACATGCGCTCCAACAAGGACAACATCTCCATCACTGTGTTAGCTGTGGAAATCACCCGCAAAGAGA ATATGTATGGTTACCATGGGAAACGTATTATGGATTTCTTGCGGATAACCATGGCAATGCCTCGTCTCATTGCCCCCGCAAAGAGACTGCTGGAGCAGGGCTTCAAGTTTGGACCTTTCTCCCTCCAGGGTTACCAATCCTACGAGGCCAACATAGATTTTGAAATTAG GTTTATGGTGGACTGTGATGTGGTTGGATGCTGCTGGATTGAACTTCCTAAAGGCAAATTCAGAGTACGTGAGGAGAAGAGCATGGCAGAGACAGATTCTCAGTACCCGGGCAAG GTGTCCTTGTGTCAGTATGAGGTGGATGTGGGATGGACAGATTTGATAAGTCACCCAGCAGAGGGAGACTGGCAGAGAATCGCACCGCTCAGGGTCCTCAGCTTTGACATCGAGTGTGCAGGAAGAAAAG GAATCTTCCCAGAAGCAGACAAAGACCCTGTGATTCAGATTGCATCTATGGTGCAACGTCAGGGTGAGACCGAGCCCTTCATTCGCACAGTGTTCACTCTCCAGTCCTGCGCCAGCATCGTGGGCAGTCAGATATTGTGCTTCACACAAGAGAAGCAGCTATTGCAG AGCTGGGCAGAGTTTTTGAGGACAGTGGACCCAGATATCATCACTGGATACAACATCCAAAACTTTGACTTTCCCTACTTGCTAAACAGGGCTGCTACTTTAAAG GTGAATCTGTTTCCTTACTTGGGACGAGTTCGAGGCATCAAGTCAGTCTTGCGAGACCTAAACTTCCAGAGCAAGCAGATGGGCCGCAGAGAGAATAAGACAATTAACATGGAGGGCCGTGTTCAGTTTGATCTGCTACAG gttcTCCTCAGAGACTACAAACTGCGTTCATACACACTGAACGCTGTGAGTTTCCACTTCCTACAAGAACAGAAGGAGGATGTGCAACACTCCATCATCACTGATCTACAG AATGGCAACGAACAGACGCGCCGTCGTTTAGCGGTGTACTGCCTGAAAGACGCCTACCTCCCGCTGCGTCTGCTGCAGAAGCTGATGTGTGTGATCAACTACATGGAGATGGCCAGAGTGACTGGTGTGCCTTTAACTTACCTGCTCTCAAGAGGACAACAGATCAAAGTTGTCTCTCAGCTGCTGCGACAG gCCATGAAACAGGACCTGGTCATGCCTGTTGTGAAGccagaaggaggagaagattACACTGGAGCAACTGTCATAGAGCCAGAGAAagg GTATTACAGCCTTCCCATTGCCACCCTAGATTTCTCCTCCTTGTATCCATCCATCATGCAGGCTCATAATCTGTGCTACACCACCCTACTGCAGAAAGGCTCAGTGGAGAAACTGGG TCTATCACCAGATGATTTCATCAAGACGCCCACTGGTGATCAGTTTGTGAAAAGCTCTGTGAGGAAAGGACTTCTACCTGAGATCCTGGAGAACCTGCTGTCTGCTAGAAAGAG GGCCAAGACTGAGCTAAAGAAGGAAACCGACCCTTTTAAGAAGCAGGTGCTGGATGGCCGGCAACTGGCCCTTAAAATCAGCGCAAACTCTGTCTATGGCTTCACGGGGGCCCAGGTGGGCAAGCTGCCCTGCTTAGAGATCTCGCAG AGTGTCACTGGTTTTGGAAGACAGATGATCGAGCAAACCAAACAGTTGGTGGAGTCCAAGTACATAATTTCCAATGGTTACCAAGCTGATGCTAAG gtaaTTTATGGAGACACAGACTCTGTCATGGTTAAGCTTGGTGTCGCCACAGTGAGGGAGGCCATGGATATTGGAAAGGAGGCAGCAGAGTGGGTGTCGTCCCATTTCACACCACCCATCAAGCTGGAGTTTGAGAAG GTGTACTACCCGTACCTGCTGATCAACAAGAAGCGCTACGCAGGCCTGTATTTCTCTGCCAGTGCAGACACACATGACAAGATGGACTGTAAAGGCATTGAGACTGTCCGAAGAGACAACTGCCCTCTGGTGGCTAACCTCATTAACACCTGTCTACAGAGAATCCTCAtagacag GGATCCTCAGGGTGCTGTGGATCATGCCAAAGAAGTGATCTCCGACCTGCTGTGCAACCGTATTGACATCAGCCAGCTGGTCATCACCAAGGAGCTGACGCGCACCGCTCAGGAGTACGCTGGCAAACAGGCGCACGTGGAGCTTGCCGAAAG GATGAGGAAAAGAGATGCAGGCAGCGCCCCCAACCTGGGAGACAGAGTCCCATATGTCATCATCAAGGCTGCAAAGGGAGCAGCAGCATACATGAAGTCAGAG GACCCGATCTATGTGCTAGAGAACACAATTCCCATCGACACACAATACTACCTCGAACAGCAGCTGTCCAAGCCTCTGCTGAGAATATTTGAGCCCATCCTGGGAGAGAGCAAGGCAGAGAGCATCCTGCTCA AGGGCGACCACACCCGTTGTAAGACGGTGTTGACATCGAAGGTCGGAGGCCTCATGGCGTTTGCTCAGAAGAGGAGCACCTGTATTGGCTGCAAAGCTGTACTCAAAACAGATG CGGCTGTGTGCGATTTCTGTAAGAAGAAGGAGTCTGAACTGTATCAAAAAGAG ATCTTTCATCTAAATACTCTGGAGGAGCGTTTCTCTCGCCTGTGGACTCAGTGTCAGCGTTGTCAGGGTTCCCTCCATGAGGATGTACTCTGTACCAG CCGAGACTGTCCCATATTCTACATGAGGAAGAAGGTTCAGAAAGATCTGGATGATCAGAGCAAGCTGGTATCTCGTTTTGGATGGTGA
- the gys1 gene encoding LOW QUALITY PROTEIN: glycogen [starch] synthase, muscle (The sequence of the model RefSeq protein was modified relative to this genomic sequence to represent the inferred CDS: deleted 1 base in 1 codon) produces MPLARSLSVTSLSGMEDWDEEFDLEDAVLFEIAWEVANKVGGIYTVIQTKARLTAEEWGENYFLVGPYVESNVRTQVELIEPTNPVLKRTIDKMNSSGCKIYFGRWLIEGSPYVILIDVAYTAWSLDTWKSELWENCGIGVPWFDREANDSVLFGFLTVWLLGEYIAQSAEPPHIVAHFHEWLAGLGLVLCRQRQLSVATVFTTHATLLGRYLCAGNVDFYNRISEFNLDKEAGDRQIYHRYCIERAAAHCAHVFTTVSQITAIEAEYLLKRKPDFVTPNGLNVKKFSAVHEFQNLHAQSKNRIQEFVRGHFYGHLDFNLDKCLFLFIAGRYEFSNKGADVFLEALARLNYLLRVNHSDVTVIAFFIMPARTNNFNVETLKGQAVRKQLWDTAQTVKERFGKKLYESLLVGQLPDVSKMLDKEDFTIMKRAIFATQRQCQPPICTHNMLEDSSDPILNCVRRIGLFNSSADRVKIIFHPEFLSSTSPLLPMDYEEFVRGCHLGVFPSYYEPWGYTPAECTVMGIPSVSTNLSGFGCFMEEHIADPSAYGIYILDRRYRGVDESCNQLTSFLFQFCKQSRRQRIIQRNRTERLSDLLDWRYLGRYYISARHMALAKAYPDTFMYEPHDPTSTTGFRYPRPASVPPSPSLSRHSSPHHSEAEDNDEEDERYDEDLEAEKDRMNIRQPYSLPFKNKLPSVHGANGYTDGVTSDKN; encoded by the exons ATGCCGCTCGCTCGCAGCCTGTCCGTCACATCCCTGTCAGGGATGGAGGACTGGGACGAGGAGTTTGATTTGGAGGACGCTGTTCTTTTTGAAATAGCGTGGGAGGTTGCTAATAAAG TCGGAGGCATCTACACTGTCATCCAGACCAAAGCCCGTCTGACCGCAGAGGAATGGGGGGAGAACTATTTCCTGGTGGGTCCCTATGTGGAGAGCAACGTGCGCACTCAGGTGGAGCTGATCGAGCCCACTAACCCCGTGCTGAAGAGAACCATTGACAAGATGAACTCCAGCGGGTGTAAG ATCTACTTTGGCCGCTGGCTTATTGAGGGCAGTCCCTATGTTATTCTAATTGATGTTGCGTACACCGCCTGGTCTCTGGACACCTGGAAGAGCGAGCTGTGGGAGAACTGTGGCATCGGCGTGCCATGGTTTGACCGCGAGGCCAACGATTCCGTGCTGTTCGGCTTCCTGACAGTCTGGCTTCTGGGAGAG TACATAGCCCAGTCTGCGGAGCCACCACACATTGTGGCCCATTTCCATGAGTGGTTGGCCGGCCTGGGCCTGGTGTTGTGTCGACAGAGACAGCTGTCCGTCGCAACCGTCTTCACCACTCATGCCACACTCTTGGGACGCTACCTCTGTGCTGGAAATGTGGACTTCTATAACAGAATttcagag TTCAACTTGGATAAGGAAGCAGGCGATAGACAGATCTACCATCGTTACTGTATTGAGCGGGCAGCTGCACACTGTGCCCACGTCTTCACCACGGTGTCACAGATCACAGCCATCGAGGCAGAGTACCTGCTCAAGAGGAAACCAG ACTTCGTCACTCCCAATGGGCTCAACGTGAAGAAGTTCTCAGCTGTGCACGAGTTTCAGAACCTCCACGCTCAGAGCAAGAATAGGATTCAGGAGTTTGTCCGGGGACACTTCTACGG GCACCTTGACTTCAACCTGGACAAGTGTTTGTTCCTCTTCATTGCCGGAAGGTACGAATTTTCCAACAAAGGAGCCGACGTCTTCTTGGAGGCTTTGGCTCGACTCAACTATCTactgaga GTCAATCATAGCGACGTGACCGTCATCGCATTCTTCATCATGCCTGCTCGTACAAACAACTTTAATGTGGAGACCCTGAAAGGCCAGGCAGTCAGGAAGCAGCTCTG GGATACTGCTCAGACTGTGAAGGAACGCTTCGGAAAGAAACTTTATGAGTCACTTCTAGT TGGACAGCTGCCAGATGTGTCAAAGATGCTTGACAAGGAGGATTTCACCATTATGAAACGCGCCATCTTCGCGACTCAGAGACAGTGCCAGCCTCCAATTTGTACTCATAACATGTTGGAGGACAGCAGCGACCCCATCCTTAACTGTGTCCGCCGTATCGGACTCTTCAACAGTTCTGCTGACCGTGTCAAG ATTATTTTCCATCCTGAGTTCCTTTCATCCACCTCTCCGCTGCTTCCCATGGATTATGAGGAGTTTGTAAGAGGCTGCCACCTCGGTGTCTTCCCCTCTTATTATGAGCCCTGGGGCTACACACCAG CTGAGTGCACCGTCATGGGAATCCCATCCGTCTCAACTAACCTGTCAGGCTTTGGCTGTTTCATGGAGGAGCACATAGCAGACCCCTCAGCGTACG GTATTTACATCCTGGACAGGCGG TACCGAGGGGTGGACGAGTCGTGTAACCAGCTCACTTCCTTCCTGTTCCAGTTCTGCAAGCAGAGTCGGCGCCAGCGGATCATCCAGAGGAACCGTACTGAGCGTTTAAGTGACCTCCTGGACTGGAGATACCTCGGCAGG TATTATATATCTGCCCGTCATATGGCCTTGGCTAAAGCCTACCCTGACACATTCATGTATGAACCTCATGACCCAACCTCG ACAACAGGCTTCCGTTACCCCCGACCAGCCTCTGTGCCGCCGTCCCCGTCTCTGTCCCGCCATTCCTCCCCCCATCACAGCGAGGCTGAGGATAACGATGAAGAAGACGAACGCTACGACGAGGATCTGGAGGCAGAAAAGGATAGGATGAATATCCGCCAGCCCTACAGCCTGCCATTTAAAAACAAGCTTCCTTCTGTCCATGGGGCCAATGGCTACACTGATGGTGTCACAAGCGACAAAaattga